In the genome of Candoia aspera isolate rCanAsp1 chromosome 4, rCanAsp1.hap2, whole genome shotgun sequence, the window GTTTGGTGACTGACTGTGGTAAGAGGCAGGAATTGAACATTACTGGGATAAAAACAgaacatgggggaaaaaatcaaggaTTGTAATGCTTATTCCTTAGCTGAACTGACCCTCAGACCTATCTTATCCCAAAATATAATTGATCaacatcaacatttttttaaaagaaaaaaggtttaAGTTAAAGCAACAGACTTCCTGTATCATAAAATAAGAAAGTAGAACAGAAAAGGAAACACACTGATAGAAGAAATAATGCTGCACAAGGTGGaaaggtatttttatttttctaccttTTCTACACTGACTTTCAAGAAGAATTTCCAAGAAATGATATGAAAATGTAAATGCATTATTtggtaatattaaaaaaataaaaaataaaacatggtatTCTTTAATGTAATATTAATAAACTCTTCCTATAAACACCATGGGAACCATTTTTCCCCAATATTAATAGTGGCATATgcataaaaattagaaaataaaggAGTTGGGATGCCAGTTAATTGTAACTTACACTAGTGCCAACTGAAGCTCAGGAAAAGTTAATGAGATAAGTAAAAATGTAGTGCCATGTTATTCTCCGTATTGGTATCAGTCCTGAACATGGACTGTAGAGCTAATTTCATATACAGATCCAAAGCATAAGAAATGGTCTTAATTCCTGTGGATCAGTTCAGGCATAAGAAGAATATTCTGTTCTTATTTAGAAGATTTCTCTTCGTTTCTCTTTGTTTAACCCCTAAAGTGCTTGGGATACACTCATACCTTTTCATTTCCTTGTCCTTTCTGAGCAGCAAACTACACTCATATTTTACCCatgttttgcaatttttttcctaatcaccattttaatgtttttgtttttaaggctgTATATGATTGGATTAAACATGGGTGTTAATACAGTGTATTGGATAGAGACCACTTTTTCCAGATCTGTAGGAGATGTAGAACTTGGTTTCAGGTATCGGgaaaaagctgaaaataaaaacatacaaaccACAATGAGGTGGGAGCTACAGGTGGAGAAGGCTTtgctcctgccttttgctgagtgAATTCTTAAGATagaagaaataatataaatataagacaCAACAATAACAAAGAAGGgtgtaaaagcaaaaataatacttGAGCCAAATAGCAACATATAATTGGTAAAGGTATTACTGCATGACAAGCTCAAGACTAGAGGAAGTTCACATGTGTAGTGATTGATTGAAGGCACCCAACAAAACTTCAAATGTTTCAAAGGCAAAGAGTTGATCAAAGCATCCAAGAATCCCATTATCCAGGATCCTCCCACCAGCTGtatgcacatttcttttttcataattATTGAATAATGCAGTGGGTTACATATTGCAACATAGCGATCATATGCCATTACTGAAAGCAGAGAGAAATCCACACAAGCAAAATGGATAAAGGAAAAGATTTGCACAATGCATCCTACCAAAGAAATTGTTTTTCGGTTTGCTATATAATTTGCCAACATCTTTGGGACCGTGACTGTCGAGTAGCAAATGTCAACAAAGGCTAGATGACTGAGGAAGAAGAACATGGGAGTGTGAAAGCCACAGTCAGTCCTGATTATCAGTATGATCAGAAAGTTTCCCAACACTGTTATCGTGTATATAATTAGAATCACAAAGAACAGAATCATCTGTACTTCTGGATTACTAGAAAGTCCCAGGAATATAAATTCCATAGTCATGGTTTGATTTTCCATGGTGAATTGACAAA includes:
- the LOC134496526 gene encoding olfactory receptor 5V1-like, which gives rise to MENQTMTMEFIFLGLSSNPEVQMILFFVILIIYTITVLGNFLIILIIRTDCGFHTPMFFFLSHLAFVDICYSTVTVPKMLANYIANRKTISLVGCIVQIFSFIHFACVDFSLLSVMAYDRYVAICNPLHYSIIMKKEMCIQLVGGSWIMGFLDALINSLPLKHLKFCWVPSINHYTCELPLVLSLSCSNTFTNYMLLFGSSIIFAFTPFFVIVVSYIYIISSILRIHSAKGRSKAFSTCSSHLIVVCMFLFSAFSRYLKPSSTSPTDLEKVVSIQYTVLTPMFNPIIYSLKNKNIKMVIRKKIAKHG